In Hyperolius riggenbachi isolate aHypRig1 chromosome 1, aHypRig1.pri, whole genome shotgun sequence, the genomic window TGAGTTAATGCCTGAACCTTTTGGTAGAGGTCATGTTTGCATAGCATGATGGTTAGAGAAAGTACCTTTCACAACCGGGAAGCACACAGTTTGATACAACACCTCTCTACAGGTTTGTTTTATTTAGGCAACAGGGCAATAACAATGCAATCCCATAATGCACTGTTCCATGTTCATGCTGTTTatgatggaatatgttggcgctttataaatcaataagaataattattattatttagctatGGCACCTCCAATGGTTTCCTCACTGGCTTACCCCACATTACCCAACAGAGCACAACCAATGTATTATAGAGAAGAAATGTCAAATTTACCATTCCACTTAGCTGATGAGTTGAGTTTTGTTATGAAATCACCCTCCTCGTATGCCGAATGCCGATgtgactaaagccttgtacacacatgagATGATTCTCGGCCAAGGTTGCTGCCTTTGTTGAGAATCTCCTGACCCACCCCGATGCATCAGCAAGAGATCCGGACTGCCAGATGATCCTCTTGTCTGAGCACAGACTGAAGGCATTGTTTTCCTCTTTACCCCTCCCGCTCCATCATGTACCACGGGCCGTCTTTCCTCcccactccatagcaacagaatgcatcgctAGTATGCAGGATAGAGACGTGTCTGTACAGAACTCAATTCCAAACTGTTGCCCACAGGGATCAAGCCTCGACCCCTGCAGATGACAGAAATTGTGCGTGGCTAGGCATCTTAAGGTGTACCTGATGGGGATACAGTGGGCACAAATGAGACACAGAAGCATGTTCCCATCTAAAGgtaaggacatgcctctgtgtcctttcccGCAATGCTCTTTGTGCCCCATGCACCCTGCAGCTCCCCCTACCGACAAGGAACTTGTTGGCAATCCTAGAGAGGAAGGGGTGTCCTTAGTAGGAGAGGCACTCCTGCGTAACACCCCTTCCACGCCCCTCAGGCCGTACTACTGGCTCTACCCCACCTTTCACCCTCCTctgcgtgctctgtacacactctgtgtCCAGCATCGTGACCTGCTTGCCGGTGGGTGAATAAAGCAGCGTGAGACAATGAGAAGCGACTTGATCCTCTCAGGGAGGAACGCTGCTTCCAGTAACGCTACAGTAAAATAAACGTTACTGGAAGCAGCGTTCCTCCCTGAGAAGATCAAGTTTCAAGAATGTTTCAGGCTGACTATAATTGTGCAAAAAGCAGATGTGGGTCACTTAGTATTTGTAAGTGGGTGcagcaaatatttttttgtattattattatattgcaaAAATTACAAAGTCTCTAGGTGCAGGGATGGAAACAGAACATACCTTGTAGATGATTTGCTTCTATGGCCAGCAGTAAAGCCCATTCATAATAAAGTTTTCCCATTTCTCTTTGGTCTATGCTAATGTAATGATGCCCAAGGATGAGTAAGACATTCATAAAGTCAGCTCTGTTATCTGTATGCGGAACACTGGAGTAAACTGATACAGATTTAACTAAGAAATGTTCCGCCAAAGTCCTAGCCTTGAGATGTAAACATAATATGCCCAAGTTTGCTAACACCACTGCCTGGTTTTCCATGTTGTCCAAGTCTCTTGAGATCTGCAGAGCTCTATAGTAGTGTCTGGCAGCATCTTTAGCCATGGTACCTCGCCGCAGAGAAATAGCCATAAGGTTGTGTATTATGCCCAACTGATGCAGAGTACAAGTTAAACATGACGTGGCAAAGTTTAGTACATCCAGGGCTTTGTGgtcttgtccatcaagcatatacAACCTGGCAAGTAATACCAAAATATCCACCCTGTGCTTTATGTCGATACCAGTGTTCACTATTTGCATGAGGTGAGATTGAGCTTCTTTATACAGTTGGTGAATTGCACAAAGCTCAGCTAAGCTCAGATGCACAGAATTCCAAAGATCCTGTTCTTGGTTGGAAGACACAGATGACAGAGCCCGTTTCAGATGGTAAGCAATCTGAGTTGGAAATGTCATAGTTCCGGTCCTTTTCATTCCACAGATCTTTGAAGAATTTTTGATGATGAAGTTGACTCTTCTCAACGATTCCATAAAGCTGCAAGAGGTCTTAGAAGCCACCTTAACACAGCTCATGGTCAAGTGTGGTAAACACTTGTGACTGTAGTTGTCAGCCAGCTGGAAATAGTAATGTGGGGAGGAACATGTACTGGAATCTgttgcattttttaaaacttgCAGGCGCTCTATAAACGGTAGAGATTCATCATATCGCCTTAAAGCGTTGTATGTTTTGGCCAAAAGAAGGCATACTTTTCTTTCGCTTTTCTGATCTTGACTCAGTATGGCCTTCTTTAGAGCATATTTTAGCACCACTGGTTCCATGTCTGTACTGCTTATATAGCTTTGTAGTCCAAGGATAAGTGAAGAAGACTTGTCAATCATTTGCATACTCTTGTCCTTAGATTTCTGTTTCAGATATATGGCATTTAAGTTCATATGGATGGCACTAAAAAGGAAGATGTCCGAAAAATCCCCATTCATAACCCCCATGGCTTCCTCAAAGTAAACTCTTGCTTGTGACAACTTATTCTTTCTAGCGCAGAGCCTGCCAAGAGCAAAGCAAAGTCTTGCCAGGGCCCAGGTCATGTTAGACTTCTTTGCTGCTTCTCGTGCTACGCTGAGATACCGAATTagatcttcctcttcttcatatCCATGAAACAGGCTGCAGAGAGAGGTGTAGGAAACATCATAAAGCCTCCTGAAGCCTGGGAGATACAATTCGCTATCTAAAAACTGGAGTAGTGACTGCAGTGGTAATGCATACTGGTCTTCGTTCCCACAAATACAGAAACTGAGGTCCTCACACTTATCACAGATGGCCTGAACTTCAGAAGAAGTTGCTTTCTTTTCTTGTAAGTCAGTAGAAAATTCTGAACAAGTGTTGGGTCTCGACAAAAATTCCTCCAGCTTCTGTTGTAGATTGTTGCTGTCGATTGCTGGTGTTGAATGGCGTACTTCTGAAATAAAGCatacaaaaaattaaatgaaagCCCAACCAAACTCAACATTGTATAAAGCAAATTCTGGAAGCAATTAGGATGATAAGTGAATCTAAACAGTTTATAAAAGCAAACTGTTGGAAGGAGTACATGCTAAATAAAGTGTGTTGGCCTAGTAcagctagagttgagctgaaattttcgtaatttcgcattactataattacgcatgcgaaatttgcgattacgatgcgaaattagcgtagcgaaattgccattaaaatcgtaattgaaaataccgtaagcgtaattttcaacgcgaaatttcgcgtttcgttcatgccgtaatttcgcattaaacgctaccgtaatttcgcgttaaaccgtaacgctccatataatataaaaaagccaccgactttaagggttaatagcaaagcccccttaaatgctaagagcctcaaatttggagaatatattaaggagatcaggaggaataagaggaaaaatttttttttcaaaaagaccttatagtttttgagaaaatcgatgttaaagtttcaaaggaaaaatgtaaacatttaaaaacccgccgactttaacggttaatagcaaagcctgcttaaagtttaggaacaccaaattcccagggtatattaaggggatcagtgggaataagaggaaaaaattttttttcaaaaagaccttatagtttttgagaaaatcgatttttaagtttcaagtacgaaaatgtcttttaaatgcggaaaatgtcagttttttttgcacaggtaacaatagtgtattattttcatagattcccccaagtgggaagagttttacttacttcgttctgagtgtgggaaatataaaaaaaaaacgacgtggggtcccccctcccagacctctttaaccccttgtcccccatgcaggctgggatagccagaatgcggagcaccggccgcgtggggctccgcaccctgactataccagcccgcatggtccatggattggggggttttggaaggggaggggcagccaagctttcccctccccctccgagcccttgtccaatccaaggacaaggggctcttctccacctccgatgggcggtggaggtggaggccgcgatttcctgggtggggggttcatggtggaatctgggagtcccctttaaaaaggggtcccccagatgcccacccccctcccaggagaaatgagtatagaggtacttgtagtaccccttacccatttcctttaagagttaaaagtaaataaacacacaaacacatagaaaaagtattttaattgaacaaaaaacataaccacgaaaaaagtcctttaatattcttaattaaccattaatacttacctgtccctttaaataaatgatcccacgcaatatcctcggaaatgttctatcagttacaatgtaacaaagttattatgtaacaactttgttacattgtaactacgccgcacccgacgccactcgccgctcagccgccgcatacgcgtccgtgcaggacgctaagtccccgcagctcccgctgtccaccccgcccacatctgtcacccacatgtcacccacatgtgggtgacatgtgggtgacatgtgggagaggcggggagggcagcggagccggcggggacttagcgtcctgcacggacccgacagagctctgagctatatagctcagagctctgagaagcatctttgtatttgggctccaaggagccccattggtccttagcagaccaatggggttccttcaaatcagaaggaaccccattggtctgctaaggaccaatggggctccttggagcccaaatacaaagatgctttggagagctctgagctatagctcagagctctgtcgggtcctgcagcgcagacgcggcggcggcggcggtgagtgacgtcgggtgcggcgtagttacaatgtaacaaagttgttatattgtaataactttgttacattgtaactgatagaacatttccgaggatattgcgtgggatcatttatttaaagggacaggtaagtattaatggttaattaagaatattaaaggacttttttcgtggttatgttttttgttcaattaaaatactttttctatgtgtttgtgtgtttatttacttttaactcttaaaggaaatgggtaaggggtactacaagtacctctatactcatttctcctgggaggggggtgggcatctgggggacccctttttaaaggggactcccagattccaccatgaaccccccacccaggaaatcgcggcctccacctccaccgcccatcggaggtggagaagagccccttgtccttggattggacaagggctcggagggggaggggaaagcttggctgcccctccccttccgagaccccccaatccatggaccatgcgggctggtatagtcagggtgcggagccccacgcggccggtgctccgcattctggctatcccagcctgcatgggggacaaggggttaaagaggtctgggaggggggaccccacgtcgtttttttttttatatttcccacactcagaacgaagtaagtaaaactcttcccacttgggggaatctatgaaaataatacactattgttacctgtgcaaaaaaacctgacattttccgcatttaaaagacattttcgcccttgaaacttaaaaatcgattttctcaaaaactataaggtctttttgaaaaaaaaaatttttctcttattcccactgatccccttaatataccctgggaatttggtgttcctaaactttaagcaggctttgctattaaccgttaaagtcggcgggtttttaaatgtttacatttttcctttgaaactttaacatcgattttctcaaaaactataaggtctttttgaaaaaaaaatttttcctcttaatcctcctgatctccttaatatattctccaaatttgaggctcttagcatttaagggggctttgctattaacccttaaagtcggcggcttttttatattatacggagcgttacggtttaacgcgaaattacggtagcgtttaatgcgaaattacgacatgatacgactgtaatgcgaaaattacgcgaaaattacgcttacgcgaaatttcgcgaaatccttcttcattacgattatgtacttacggccataatcgtaattacactaattacgcgaaatttcgcaaaatcgtaattaggtcattacgctcatctccaaGTACAGCCTAAAGTGGCAAAGAGGCGTCCAGGGTATCATaac contains:
- the LOC137563731 gene encoding SH3 domain and tetratricopeptide repeat-containing protein 1-like isoform X2, whose amino-acid sequence is MVREGKPDAHLQAELRNRLRLLENDNKEVAAVFSELSARLLSIESDKDLITVTFRTFEEIWKFTTYYSLGFLNHCMENLLLDQTFWLTSLEEEDAGIKVLVNQESLSYIYKGLLIEEGIYFVLCDDNYIRQATAVDNNVQIIQTSTEAKKHTAEWSYPESSTGEDEEASKAGAEPLCPFHQWFLRTNLGPDFGGFGESKQRNHIAVGHLEAVVDFESEAPDEIPYQSGDRMETISTYIECMEWFVGRHVTTGRVGFVRTRNVRPCASDQGQERSWDFLCEDVLSTRSTDDFDLDAARALLLRISHSDVCHLYKLDELEELKICSNKEVRHSTPAIDSNNLQQKLEEFLSRPNTCSEFSTDLQEKKATSSEVQAICDKCEDLSFCICGNEDQYALPLQSLLQFLDSELYLPGFRRLYDVSYTSLCSLFHGYEEEEDLIRYLSVAREAAKKSNMTWALARLCFALGRLCARKNKLSQARVYFEEAMGVMNGDFSDIFLFSAIHMNLNAIYLKQKSKDKSMQMIDKSSSLILGLQSYISSTDMEPVVLKYALKKAILSQDQKSERKVCLLLAKTYNALRRYDESLPFIERLQVLKNATDSSTCSSPHYYFQLADNYSHKCLPHLTMSCVKVASKTSCSFMESLRRVNFIIKNSSKICGMKRTGTMTFPTQIAYHLKRALSSVSSNQEQDLWNSVHLSLAELCAIHQLYKEAQSHLMQIVNTGIDIKHRVDILVLLARLYMLDGQDHKALDVLNFATSCLTCTLHQLGIIHNLMAISLRRGTMAKDAARHYYRALQISRDLDNMENQAVVLANLGILCLHLKARTLAEHFLVKSVSVYSSVPHTDNRADFMNVLLILGHHYISIDQREMGKLYYEWALLLAIEANHLQGQLHAVQLLCQFYNTYMVNEAQCIIYNEYQLSLAKKMADKVLEGRVLETISQLYLSLGTDRACRAALEYTKRSLGIFIDLQAKEREAYAWLTAGKIYYILGQNELVELYIQLRM